Proteins encoded within one genomic window of [Enterobacter] lignolyticus SCF1:
- the kduI gene encoding 5-dehydro-4-deoxy-D-glucuronate isomerase, whose amino-acid sequence MDVRQSIHSAHAKTLDTQGLRNEFLVEQVFTADEYTMVYSHIDRIIVGGIMPVQRTVSVGGEVGKQLGVSYFLERRELGVINIGGPGTITVDGQCFEIGHRDALYVGKGAKEVVFASIDSAKPAKFYYNCAPAHTAYPTKKVTPADVAPVTLGDNLTSNRRTINKYFVPDVLETCQLSMGLTELAPGNLWNTMPCHTHERRMEVYFYFNMDDDACVFHMMGQPQETRHIVMHNEQAVISPSWSIHSGVGTRAYTFIWGMVGENQVFDDMDHVAVRDLR is encoded by the coding sequence GTGGACGTCAGACAAAGTATTCACAGCGCGCATGCTAAAACCCTGGATACCCAGGGGCTGCGTAACGAATTTTTAGTTGAGCAGGTCTTTACCGCCGATGAGTACACCATGGTGTACAGCCATATCGATCGCATTATCGTGGGCGGCATTATGCCGGTTCAGCGTACCGTGTCGGTGGGTGGTGAAGTCGGTAAACAGCTGGGCGTCAGCTATTTCCTTGAGCGTCGCGAGCTGGGCGTTATCAATATCGGCGGACCGGGTACCATCACCGTGGACGGGCAGTGCTTTGAAATTGGCCACCGCGATGCGCTGTACGTGGGGAAAGGCGCCAAAGAGGTGGTGTTCGCCAGCATTGATAGCGCGAAGCCGGCGAAGTTCTACTACAACTGCGCCCCGGCGCATACCGCATACCCGACGAAAAAAGTGACGCCTGCCGACGTCGCGCCGGTCACGCTTGGCGATAACCTCACCAGCAACCGCCGCACCATCAATAAATATTTCGTTCCCGACGTGCTGGAAACCTGCCAGCTCAGCATGGGGCTGACGGAGCTGGCGCCGGGCAACCTGTGGAACACCATGCCGTGCCATACCCATGAGCGCCGGATGGAGGTCTATTTCTACTTCAATATGGATGACGACGCCTGCGTGTTCCACATGATGGGACAACCGCAGGAAACGCGCCATATCGTGATGCATAACGAACAGGCGGTCATCTCTCCGAGCTGGTCGATTCACTCCGGCGTAGGCACCCGCGCCTACACCTTTATCTGGGGCATGGTTGGCGAGAACCAGGTCTTCGATGATATGGACCATGTTGCGGTGCGCGATCTGCGCTAG
- the csiR gene encoding DNA-binding transcriptional regulator CsiR, with the protein MTANPQPTAIDGYRWLKNDIIRGEYLPDEKLRMSLLTSRYGLGVGPLREALSQLVAERLVTVVNQKGYRVAPMSGSELLDIFDARANMEAMLVRLAVERGSDEWEAEVLARAHMLNKLEASEASEGLLEEWDLRHQAYHTAIVAGCGSQYLLQMRQRLFDLAARYRFIWLRKTVLSVEMLEDKHVQHEALTQAILARDAALSSELMRQHLLTPIPVIQQAMALNTPRENAD; encoded by the coding sequence ATGACTGCCAATCCCCAACCGACAGCCATTGACGGCTACCGGTGGCTGAAAAACGACATTATTCGCGGTGAATACCTGCCGGATGAGAAGCTGCGGATGAGCCTGCTAACCTCGCGCTACGGACTGGGCGTGGGGCCACTGCGGGAAGCGCTCTCGCAGCTGGTCGCCGAACGGCTGGTCACCGTGGTCAATCAGAAAGGCTATCGCGTCGCGCCGATGTCCGGCAGCGAACTGCTCGATATTTTTGATGCCCGCGCCAATATGGAAGCCATGCTGGTGCGGCTTGCGGTCGAGCGCGGCAGCGACGAATGGGAGGCCGAGGTGCTGGCGCGCGCGCATATGCTCAATAAGCTTGAGGCCAGCGAGGCCAGCGAAGGGCTGCTGGAGGAGTGGGATCTGCGTCATCAGGCGTATCACACCGCCATCGTCGCCGGATGCGGTTCCCAGTATTTGCTGCAAATGCGCCAGCGTCTTTTCGACCTGGCGGCGCGCTATCGCTTTATCTGGCTGCGCAAAACCGTACTGTCCGTCGAAATGCTCGAAGACAAACACGTTCAGCATGAGGCGCTGACGCAGGCGATTCTCGCCCGCGACGCGGCGTTAAGCAGCGAACTGATGCGCCAGCATTTATTAACGCCGATCCCCGTTATTCAGCAGGCGATGGCGCTGAATACGCCGCGGGAAAACGCGGACTGA
- a CDS encoding acetyl-CoA C-acetyltransferase: MKDVVIVGAVRTPIGCFQGALSGFTAVELGCLVVRALVERTGIDPHSVDEVILGQVLTAGAGQNPARQSAIKGGLPNTVSAITINDVCGSGLKALHLATQAIQCGEADVVIAGGQENMSRAPHVLTDSRTGARLGNSQLIDSLVHDGLWDAFNDYHMGVTAENLAREYGISRERQDAWALSSQQKARRAIDSGRFRDEIVPVVNVQKNGVTRIVDTDEQPRTDASAEGLASLSPAFESAGSVTAGNASSINDGAAAVMMMSESKALALNLPILARIRAFASVGVDPALMGIAPVYATRRCLERVGWHLDEVDLIEANEAFAAQAISVGKVLEWDERRVNVNGGAIALGHPIGASGCRILVSLVHEMIKRDARKGLATLCIGGGQGVALAVERE, from the coding sequence ATGAAAGACGTCGTTATCGTAGGTGCGGTTCGCACTCCCATCGGTTGCTTCCAGGGCGCATTGTCCGGCTTTACCGCCGTGGAATTAGGCTGTCTGGTTGTGCGGGCGCTGGTCGAGAGAACAGGGATTGATCCCCACAGCGTAGACGAAGTGATCCTCGGCCAGGTGCTAACGGCGGGCGCCGGGCAAAACCCGGCCCGTCAGTCGGCCATCAAGGGCGGTTTGCCTAACACCGTATCGGCTATCACCATCAACGACGTCTGCGGCTCGGGCCTGAAGGCGCTGCATCTGGCGACCCAGGCTATCCAGTGCGGGGAGGCGGATGTGGTGATCGCCGGCGGTCAGGAGAACATGAGCCGCGCGCCGCACGTGCTGACCGACAGCCGCACCGGAGCGCGTCTTGGCAACAGCCAGCTTATCGACAGCCTCGTCCACGACGGGCTGTGGGATGCCTTCAACGACTATCACATGGGCGTCACTGCGGAAAACCTGGCCCGGGAGTACGGCATCAGCCGCGAGCGTCAGGATGCCTGGGCGCTCAGCTCGCAGCAGAAAGCGCGCAGAGCGATTGACTCCGGGCGCTTTCGCGATGAAATCGTTCCGGTCGTCAACGTGCAAAAAAACGGCGTCACCCGGATTGTCGATACCGACGAGCAGCCGCGTACCGACGCCAGCGCGGAAGGGCTGGCGAGCCTGTCGCCTGCGTTTGAAAGCGCCGGTTCCGTGACCGCGGGGAATGCCTCTTCCATTAACGACGGCGCGGCGGCGGTGATGATGATGAGCGAATCAAAAGCGCTGGCGCTGAACCTGCCGATCCTGGCGCGCATTCGCGCCTTTGCCAGCGTTGGCGTCGATCCGGCGCTGATGGGCATTGCGCCAGTCTACGCAACCCGCCGCTGCCTGGAGCGGGTGGGCTGGCATCTTGACGAGGTAGACCTGATTGAAGCCAACGAGGCTTTCGCCGCGCAGGCTATCTCCGTTGGCAAAGTGCTGGAGTGGGACGAACGGCGGGTCAACGTGAACGGCGGCGCCATTGCGCTCGGACACCCCATCGGCGCTTCCGGCTGCCGCATCCTGGTTTCGCTGGTGCATGAGATGATAAAGCGCGATGCCCGCAAGGGGCTGGCGACGCTGTGCATCGGCGGCGGGCAGGGCGTTGCGCTCGCCGTGGAGCGTGAATAG
- a CDS encoding LacI family DNA-binding transcriptional regulator, whose amino-acid sequence MATMLDVSLRAGVSKATVSRVLNGTGQVKESTRQQVFQAMEELGYRPNFLARSLANRTSNSIGLVVSTFDGFYFGRLLQQASRQTETHGKQLIVTDGHDTPEREEQAVQMLADRQCDAIVLYTRFMSEKAILRLIDAIAMPLVVINRDVVQARDRCIFFEQQDAAFQAVDYLISQGHRDIACITVPIHTPTGKARLQGYRRALEKHGIAWDPAKVKYGDAGMSRGYELCHQLLEEKVRFSALFACNDDMALGASKALHQAGLRIPQDISLFGFDDAPSAKWLEPGLSTVYLPIDNMITTAIDQAIKLASGQPIEALPPFTGTLVLRESVTTGPWFQQSSSASSS is encoded by the coding sequence ATGGCAACGATGCTGGATGTCTCACTGCGCGCAGGCGTCTCCAAAGCGACCGTCTCTCGCGTACTGAACGGCACAGGTCAGGTGAAGGAAAGCACCCGACAGCAGGTATTCCAGGCCATGGAAGAGCTGGGGTATCGCCCGAATTTTCTGGCGCGCTCGCTGGCCAACCGGACCAGCAACAGCATTGGCCTGGTCGTCTCCACCTTTGACGGTTTTTACTTCGGCCGTCTGCTGCAGCAGGCCTCCCGCCAGACGGAAACCCACGGCAAACAGCTGATTGTCACCGACGGCCACGACACGCCGGAGCGTGAGGAGCAGGCGGTGCAAATGCTGGCAGACCGTCAGTGCGACGCCATTGTGCTATACACCCGCTTTATGAGCGAAAAGGCGATCCTCAGGCTCATCGACGCCATCGCCATGCCGCTGGTGGTTATTAACCGCGACGTTGTGCAGGCCCGCGACCGCTGCATCTTCTTCGAGCAGCAGGATGCGGCGTTTCAGGCCGTTGACTACCTCATCTCCCAGGGACACCGCGACATCGCCTGCATCACCGTGCCAATCCACACGCCGACCGGCAAAGCGCGCCTGCAAGGTTACCGCCGCGCGCTGGAGAAACACGGCATCGCCTGGGACCCGGCAAAGGTCAAATACGGCGACGCCGGAATGAGCCGCGGCTATGAGCTGTGCCACCAGCTGCTGGAAGAAAAGGTGCGCTTCAGCGCGCTGTTTGCCTGTAACGACGACATGGCGCTCGGGGCGTCAAAAGCGCTGCACCAGGCCGGGCTGCGCATTCCGCAGGATATCTCGCTGTTCGGCTTTGACGATGCGCCCAGCGCGAAGTGGCTGGAGCCGGGTCTGTCCACGGTCTATCTGCCTATCGACAACATGATAACCACCGCCATCGATCAGGCCATTAAGCTCGCCAGCGGGCAGCCTATCGAAGCGCTGCCGCCCTTCACCGGCACCCTGGTGCTGCGGGAATCGGTCACCACCGGCCCCTGGTTTCAGCAAAGCTCCAGCGCCAGCAGCTCCTGA
- a CDS encoding aspartate/glutamate racemase produces the protein MKTIGLLGGMSWESTLPYYRLINEGVRQRLGGLHSAPLLLHSVDFHEIEACQSAGEWEKAGQILAEAAAGLERIGAEGIVLCTNTMHKVAQQIESRCRVPFLHIADATGRAIARQGIRNVALLGTRYTMEQDFYRGRLERQFSLTTLIPEADDRAKLNQIIFDELCQGQFSEASRRDYLQAIDRLVAQGAEGVIFGCTEIGLLVPAERCPVPVFDTAALHASDAVEFMLS, from the coding sequence ATGAAAACCATCGGGTTACTGGGCGGCATGAGTTGGGAATCCACGCTTCCTTATTATCGGTTGATCAACGAAGGCGTCAGGCAGCGTCTGGGCGGGCTGCACTCCGCGCCGCTGCTGCTGCACAGCGTCGACTTTCATGAGATAGAGGCCTGCCAGTCCGCCGGGGAGTGGGAGAAAGCCGGGCAGATACTGGCGGAGGCCGCCGCCGGGCTCGAGCGCATCGGCGCCGAGGGGATTGTGCTGTGCACTAACACGATGCACAAGGTGGCGCAGCAGATTGAATCCCGCTGCCGGGTGCCGTTTTTGCATATTGCCGACGCCACCGGGCGCGCGATTGCCAGGCAGGGAATTCGCAATGTGGCGCTGCTGGGCACCCGCTACACCATGGAGCAGGATTTCTATCGCGGGCGTCTTGAACGGCAGTTTTCGCTGACGACCCTGATCCCCGAAGCCGACGATCGCGCGAAGCTTAACCAGATTATCTTTGACGAGCTGTGCCAGGGGCAGTTCAGCGAAGCCTCCAGACGCGACTATCTGCAGGCGATCGACCGGCTGGTGGCGCAGGGCGCGGAAGGGGTCATTTTCGGCTGTACCGAAATCGGCCTGCTGGTGCCGGCAGAGCGCTGTCCGGTGCCGGTCTTCGACACCGCCGCGCTGCACGCCAGCGACGCGGTGGAGTTTATGCTTTCCTGA
- a CDS encoding LysR family transcriptional regulator, with amino-acid sequence MPAVNLRHIEIFHAVMTTGNLTEAAQMLHTSQPTVSRELARFEKVLGLTLFERSRGRLHPTVQGLRLFEEVQRSWYGLDRIVSAAESLRDFRQGELSVACLPVFSQSFLPALLHPFLQRYPDVSLQIVPQESPLLEEWLSAQRHDLGITETLHAPAGTERTPLLTLNEVCVLPANHPLAANAVLTPEDFQGENYISLSRTDSYRQLLDNLFSERQVKRRMVVETHSAASICAMARAGVGVSVVNPLTALDYIDSGIAVRRFSVDVPFTVSLVRPLHRPGSALVDAFVAHLQSSLDRLVAPLDAVLNAVRKA; translated from the coding sequence ATGCCCGCCGTCAACCTGCGCCATATCGAAATCTTCCACGCGGTGATGACCACCGGCAACCTGACGGAAGCCGCCCAGATGCTGCATACCTCGCAGCCGACGGTCAGCCGCGAGCTGGCGCGTTTTGAGAAAGTGCTGGGGCTGACGCTGTTCGAACGCAGCCGCGGGCGGCTGCACCCGACGGTTCAGGGGCTGCGCCTGTTTGAAGAGGTCCAGCGCTCCTGGTACGGGCTGGACCGCATCGTCAGCGCCGCCGAAAGCCTGCGCGACTTCCGTCAGGGAGAGCTGTCGGTAGCCTGCCTGCCGGTCTTTTCGCAGTCCTTCCTTCCGGCGCTGCTACACCCCTTTTTGCAGCGCTATCCCGACGTCAGCCTGCAGATTGTGCCCCAGGAGTCTCCGCTGCTTGAGGAGTGGCTTTCCGCCCAGCGTCACGATTTAGGCATCACGGAGACCCTGCACGCCCCGGCGGGCACCGAGCGCACGCCGCTGCTGACGCTAAACGAGGTGTGCGTGCTGCCGGCGAACCACCCGCTGGCCGCTAACGCGGTGCTGACGCCGGAGGATTTTCAGGGCGAGAACTACATCAGCCTGTCGCGTACCGACAGCTACCGGCAGCTGCTCGATAACCTGTTCAGCGAGCGCCAGGTAAAGCGACGGATGGTGGTGGAAACCCACAGCGCCGCCTCCATTTGCGCGATGGCGCGCGCCGGGGTGGGGGTGTCGGTCGTCAACCCGCTGACGGCGCTGGACTATATCGACAGCGGCATCGCGGTGCGGCGCTTTAGCGTGGACGTCCCCTTCACCGTAAGCCTGGTGCGCCCGCTGCACCGCCCCGGCTCGGCGCTGGTGGACGCTTTTGTCGCGCACCTGCAGTCGAGCCTGGACCGCCTCGTCGCGCCGCTGGACGCGGTGCTCAACGCGGTCAGGAAAGCATAA
- a CDS encoding GNAT family N-acetyltransferase, whose amino-acid sequence MKIQPLYDVPHHARQVTDWLWQAFGGVAQPRELFASIVEHSQTPDALPLTFVLTDADTPLATVGLWRCDLLSRQDLFPWMAALYVDESARGQGLAGMLQEHVIGYARAKGFKDLHLYSACRNFYERFGWQYVGDGIESPATNVHLYRYAL is encoded by the coding sequence GTGAAAATCCAGCCGCTTTACGATGTGCCACATCATGCCCGGCAGGTGACTGACTGGCTATGGCAGGCTTTCGGCGGCGTCGCGCAGCCGCGTGAGCTCTTCGCCAGCATTGTTGAACACAGCCAGACGCCAGACGCGCTGCCGCTGACCTTTGTGCTCACCGACGCGGATACCCCGCTCGCCACGGTTGGCCTGTGGCGCTGCGATCTGCTAAGCCGTCAGGATCTTTTTCCGTGGATGGCGGCGCTGTATGTGGATGAATCGGCCCGGGGACAGGGGCTGGCGGGCATGCTGCAGGAGCATGTCATAGGCTACGCTCGCGCAAAGGGGTTTAAGGACCTGCATCTCTATTCGGCCTGCCGCAACTTTTATGAACGCTTCGGCTGGCAGTACGTCGGCGACGGCATTGAGTCTCCCGCCACCAACGTTCACCTCTATCGCTACGCGCTCTGA
- the kduD gene encoding 2-dehydro-3-deoxy-D-gluconate 5-dehydrogenase KduD, whose product MILDTFSLAGKVAVVTGCDTGLGQGMALGLAQAGCDIVGINIVEPTETIERVTALGRRFLSLTADLRQIDGIPALLERAVAEFGHIDILVNNAGLIRRQDAIEFSEKDWDDVMNLNIKSVFFMSQAAAKHFIAQGNGGKIINIASMLSFQGGIRVPSYTASKSGVMGVTRLLANEWAKHNINVNAIAPGYMATNNTQQLRADEQRSAEILDRIPAGRWGLPDDLMGPVVFLASSASDYINGYTIAVDGGWLAR is encoded by the coding sequence ATGATTCTTGATACATTCTCTCTGGCTGGCAAAGTTGCCGTTGTGACCGGTTGCGACACCGGCCTGGGGCAGGGAATGGCGCTTGGCCTGGCGCAAGCGGGCTGCGATATCGTCGGCATTAACATTGTTGAGCCGACGGAAACCATTGAACGCGTCACCGCCCTGGGGCGTCGTTTTCTGAGCCTGACCGCCGATCTCCGCCAGATTGACGGGATCCCGGCGCTGCTCGAGCGCGCGGTAGCGGAGTTCGGTCACATCGATATTCTGGTCAACAACGCCGGTCTGATTCGCCGCCAGGACGCCATTGAGTTCAGCGAAAAAGACTGGGACGACGTCATGAACCTGAACATCAAGAGCGTGTTCTTTATGTCCCAGGCGGCGGCGAAGCATTTCATTGCGCAGGGCAACGGCGGCAAAATCATCAACATCGCGTCGATGCTCTCCTTCCAGGGCGGGATCCGCGTCCCGTCCTACACCGCCTCGAAAAGCGGCGTTATGGGCGTCACCCGCCTGCTGGCGAACGAATGGGCGAAGCACAATATCAACGTGAACGCCATCGCGCCGGGCTATATGGCGACCAACAATACCCAGCAGCTGCGCGCCGACGAGCAGCGCAGCGCGGAAATTCTCGACCGCATCCCGGCCGGGCGCTGGGGCCTGCCGGATGACCTGATGGGACCGGTGGTATTCCTTGCCTCCAGCGCGTCCGATTACATCAACGGCTATACCATTGCCGTGGATGGCGGCTGGCTGGCGCGGTAA
- the lysA gene encoding diaminopimelate decarboxylase produces the protein MPRPLNSTDTDLTAENLLRLPAEFGCPVWVYDAQIIRRQIAQLGRFDVVRFAQKACSNIHILRLMREQGVKVDSVSLGEIERALAAGYAPQTHPDDIVFTADVIDEATIARVSELRIPVNAGSVDMLAQLGAVSPGHPVWLRVNPGFGHGHSQKTNTGGENSKHGIWYSDLPAALAVIQRYGLNLIGIHMHIGSGVDYGHLEQVCGAMVRQVIDFGQDLQAISAGGGLSIPYREGEEAIDTDHYYGLWNAAREQIARHLGHPVKLEIEPGRFLVAEAGVLVSQVRSVKQMGSRHFVLIDAGFNDLMRPAMYGSYHHITALAADGRDLTLAPLVETVVAGPLCESGDVFTQQEGGKVETRALPQVAPGDYLVLHDTGAYGASMSSNYNSRPLLPEVLYDNGSARLIRRRQTIQELLALELC, from the coding sequence ATGCCACGCCCCCTGAACAGCACCGATACCGATCTGACCGCAGAGAATCTGCTGCGCCTGCCCGCCGAGTTCGGCTGCCCGGTCTGGGTTTATGACGCGCAGATTATTCGCCGCCAGATAGCGCAGCTTGGCCGGTTCGACGTGGTGCGCTTCGCGCAAAAGGCGTGTTCAAATATTCATATTCTGCGACTGATGCGCGAGCAGGGCGTGAAGGTGGATTCTGTTTCGCTCGGGGAGATCGAGCGGGCGCTGGCGGCCGGGTACGCGCCGCAGACCCACCCCGACGATATCGTGTTTACCGCCGACGTGATTGACGAGGCGACCATCGCCCGGGTTAGCGAACTGCGCATTCCGGTTAACGCCGGCTCCGTCGATATGCTGGCCCAGCTCGGCGCCGTGTCGCCGGGCCACCCGGTCTGGCTGCGGGTGAATCCGGGGTTTGGCCACGGTCACAGTCAGAAGACCAATACCGGCGGCGAAAACAGCAAGCACGGCATCTGGTACAGCGACCTTCCGGCGGCGCTGGCGGTGATTCAGCGTTACGGGCTGAACCTTATCGGCATCCATATGCACATCGGTTCCGGGGTGGATTACGGCCATCTTGAGCAGGTATGCGGGGCCATGGTGCGCCAGGTTATCGACTTCGGCCAGGATCTGCAGGCGATTTCCGCGGGCGGTGGTTTGTCGATTCCGTACCGCGAGGGCGAAGAGGCGATCGACACCGATCACTACTATGGCCTGTGGAACGCGGCGCGCGAGCAGATTGCCCGCCATCTGGGGCATCCGGTGAAGCTGGAGATTGAGCCGGGCCGTTTTCTGGTGGCCGAGGCGGGCGTACTGGTGTCGCAGGTGCGCAGCGTGAAGCAGATGGGCAGCCGCCATTTCGTGTTGATTGACGCCGGGTTTAACGACCTGATGCGACCGGCGATGTACGGTAGCTATCACCATATCACCGCGCTGGCGGCGGATGGCCGTGATCTAACCCTGGCGCCGCTTGTCGAGACGGTAGTGGCCGGGCCGCTGTGCGAATCCGGTGATGTGTTTACCCAGCAGGAAGGGGGAAAGGTGGAGACGCGCGCGCTGCCGCAGGTGGCGCCAGGCGACTATCTGGTGCTGCACGACACCGGCGCGTACGGCGCCTCGATGTCCTCAAACTACAACAGCCGCCCGCTGCTGCCTGAAGTGCTGTACGACAACGGCAGCGCGCGGCTGATTCGCCGTCGCCAGACTATTCAGGAGCTGCTGGCGCTGGAGCTTTGCTGA
- a CDS encoding aldo/keto reductase family oxidoreductase, with the protein MSSVKQSGRYTLGEREVYRLGYGAMQLAGPGVFGPPKDPQMAVKVLQAVVEAGVNHIDTSDFYGPHVTNQLIRKALHPYSDNLTIVTKVSARRDEQGNWLPAMSAPELTQAVEDNLRNLGLEALDVVNLRSMFSTHGPAEGSLEEPLTTLIKLKERGLIRHIGLSNVTPKQVEDGLKMTPVACVQNFYNVANRQDDPLIDALAAQNIPYVPFFPLGGFTPLQSQDLNDVAARLGATPMQVALAWLLQRSPNILLIPGTSSLNHLQENLAAASLTLPADAVKALNTIPQALE; encoded by the coding sequence ATGTCCAGTGTTAAACAGTCCGGCCGCTACACGCTCGGTGAACGCGAGGTCTATCGTCTTGGCTACGGCGCGATGCAGCTAGCCGGTCCCGGCGTGTTTGGCCCGCCTAAAGATCCGCAAATGGCCGTAAAGGTGCTTCAGGCGGTGGTCGAGGCAGGCGTCAACCATATTGATACCTCTGACTTCTACGGCCCGCACGTCACCAACCAGCTCATCCGTAAAGCGCTGCACCCCTATTCCGATAACCTGACCATCGTGACGAAAGTCAGCGCCCGCCGCGACGAGCAGGGCAACTGGCTGCCGGCGATGTCGGCGCCGGAGCTGACGCAGGCCGTTGAAGATAACCTGCGCAATCTGGGATTAGAGGCGCTTGACGTCGTTAACCTGCGCAGCATGTTCAGCACCCACGGCCCGGCGGAAGGCTCGCTGGAAGAGCCGCTGACCACGCTTATCAAACTCAAAGAACGCGGGCTTATTCGTCATATCGGCCTGAGCAACGTAACGCCCAAACAGGTTGAAGACGGGCTGAAGATGACCCCTGTCGCCTGCGTGCAAAACTTTTATAACGTGGCCAACCGTCAGGATGACCCGCTGATTGATGCGCTGGCGGCGCAAAATATTCCCTATGTGCCGTTCTTCCCGCTCGGCGGTTTCACGCCTTTGCAGTCGCAGGATTTAAACGACGTTGCGGCGCGCCTGGGAGCGACGCCCATGCAGGTGGCACTGGCCTGGCTGTTACAGCGTTCGCCCAATATTTTGCTGATCCCCGGCACCTCATCGCTTAACCATTTGCAGGAAAACCTGGCGGCAGCCTCGCTGACGCTGCCTGCCGATGCGGTCAAGGCATTGAATACTATCCCGCAGGCGCTGGAGTAA
- a CDS encoding peroxiredoxin: MKRLKKCLCYLTGAVILSFSALAMTAEAALQVGEQAPNFTLRGAIDGKPMTFSLQQALQEGPVVLYFFPAAFTRGCTIEANEFANAADDFKRLGATVIGVTAGNIDQVGEFSKQECRDKFAVAADPDAKVAAEYQTLMELKGATVSGRTSFVIAPDGKILLSYTDNDPSSHIQKALDAVKRYTQPHL, from the coding sequence ATGAAACGTTTAAAGAAGTGCCTTTGTTATCTGACCGGGGCCGTCATACTTAGCTTTTCCGCGCTGGCAATGACGGCGGAAGCCGCCCTTCAGGTAGGCGAACAAGCCCCGAATTTCACCCTGCGTGGCGCCATTGACGGTAAGCCAATGACCTTTTCCCTCCAGCAAGCGCTGCAGGAAGGACCGGTTGTGCTCTACTTCTTCCCCGCGGCGTTCACCCGAGGCTGCACCATTGAGGCCAACGAGTTTGCCAATGCTGCTGATGATTTCAAACGGCTGGGGGCAACCGTCATTGGCGTGACGGCGGGAAATATCGACCAGGTCGGGGAGTTTTCAAAACAGGAGTGCCGCGACAAATTCGCCGTCGCCGCCGACCCTGACGCCAAAGTGGCCGCCGAATACCAGACGCTAATGGAGCTAAAAGGAGCGACCGTCTCAGGCCGTACCTCGTTTGTCATTGCGCCTGACGGCAAGATCCTCTTGAGCTACACGGATAACGATCCCAGCAGCCATATCCAAAAAGCGCTGGATGCGGTGAAGCGCTACACGCAGCCGCATTTATAA
- a CDS encoding amino acid permease — MSKIWSKDDTLWSFALYGTAVGAGTLFLPIQLGSAGAMVLIITALVAWPLTYWPHRALCQFILSSNTPAGVGITGAVSHYYGKKIGSLITALYFIAFFVVVLIYAVAITNSLTEQLAKQMTVTTGVRMLVSLAVVLVLNLIFLMGRHVTLKVMGFLVFPLIAYFLFLSLYLTGSWQPSLFSGEQLNLTPHTLHQVWLSIPVMVFAFSHTPIISTFAIDRREKFGDRAMDKCKKIMRVAYLVICLSVLFFVFSCLLAIPEGYITSAKEEGVTILSALAMMPAAPQWLAVSGIIVAIVAMSKSFLGTYFGVIEGASEMVKAGLHQVGVHKSRAFNRAMSIMLVSVVTFAVCCINPNAISMIYAISGPLIAMILFIMPTLSTYLIPALKPYRSIGSLITLIVGLLCVSVMFFG, encoded by the coding sequence ATGTCGAAAATATGGTCAAAAGACGACACTCTCTGGAGTTTCGCCTTATATGGTACTGCGGTAGGGGCTGGCACCCTGTTCCTGCCAATTCAGTTAGGCTCCGCCGGAGCGATGGTGCTTATCATTACCGCGCTGGTGGCGTGGCCGCTCACCTACTGGCCGCACCGGGCGCTGTGCCAGTTTATTCTGTCGTCGAATACCCCGGCAGGAGTCGGCATCACCGGCGCGGTCAGCCACTACTATGGCAAGAAAATCGGCAGTCTGATTACCGCGCTGTACTTCATCGCCTTCTTCGTGGTGGTGCTTATCTACGCGGTCGCCATTACCAACTCGCTGACGGAGCAGCTGGCAAAACAGATGACGGTAACGACCGGCGTCAGGATGCTGGTTAGCCTCGCGGTGGTGCTGGTGCTCAACCTGATCTTCTTGATGGGGCGTCACGTCACGCTGAAGGTCATGGGTTTTCTGGTCTTTCCGCTGATTGCCTACTTCCTGTTTTTATCGCTGTATCTGACGGGCAGCTGGCAGCCGTCGCTGTTTTCCGGCGAACAGCTGAACCTGACACCGCATACGCTACACCAGGTCTGGCTCTCTATCCCTGTGATGGTTTTCGCTTTTAGCCATACGCCGATTATCTCCACCTTCGCCATCGACCGGCGGGAGAAGTTTGGCGATCGGGCCATGGATAAATGCAAAAAAATTATGCGGGTAGCCTATCTCGTCATCTGCCTGAGCGTGCTGTTCTTCGTGTTCAGCTGCCTGCTGGCGATCCCGGAGGGTTATATCACCTCGGCGAAAGAAGAAGGCGTCACCATTCTTTCCGCGCTGGCAATGATGCCCGCCGCGCCGCAGTGGCTGGCGGTATCAGGAATTATCGTGGCGATTGTGGCGATGTCGAAATCGTTTCTCGGCACCTATTTCGGCGTGATTGAGGGCGCCAGCGAAATGGTCAAAGCAGGGCTGCACCAGGTGGGCGTCCATAAGAGCCGCGCGTTTAACCGGGCCATGTCAATTATGCTGGTGTCGGTGGTCACTTTCGCCGTCTGCTGCATTAACCCTAACGCCATCTCGATGATTTACGCCATCAGCGGACCGCTTATCGCCATGATCCTGTTTATCATGCCGACGCTCTCTACGTACCTGATCCCGGCGCTAAAACCGTATCGCTCCATCGGCAGCCTGATTACGCTTATCGTCGGCCTGCTTTGCGTGTCGGTGATGTTCTTCGGTTGA